A region of Burkholderiales bacterium JOSHI_001 DNA encodes the following proteins:
- a CDS encoding Fe-S-cluster-containing hydrogenase subunit gives MTIEANPPACAGAGSPCTCSVPPASADPAQAQVVAPPASRRNFLRNGGMLSLSSLMGTGALMGASGDAKAATEWAEHFQKNYRLMTPEEKAEARVRLEKRYSGEYSKKVSVDITEAQPGVLMGYALNIRKCIGCRRCVKACVEENNQSRGERPGERIEWIQVLRMERGEFTKEKMGQGYPEGLGIQVGGNAYSPSGQVLEGQYYYEPKAVPEKEANYMPIACMQCEKPPCVKVCPVRTTYREADGPVVIDYNWCIGCKMCMNACPYWARRFNLTTPVLPKEAMNPVTHYLGNRPRMRGVVEKCHWCLQRTRHNRYPACVEVCPVGARKFGNLLDPESEVSKVLERKNVFRLKAELNTFPKFFYFYD, from the coding sequence GTGACCATTGAAGCGAATCCCCCTGCCTGCGCCGGCGCGGGGTCCCCCTGCACGTGTTCGGTGCCCCCGGCATCGGCCGACCCGGCCCAGGCCCAGGTCGTTGCCCCGCCGGCTTCGCGCCGCAACTTCCTTCGCAACGGCGGCATGCTCAGCCTGTCCTCGCTGATGGGCACGGGCGCCCTGATGGGCGCGTCCGGCGACGCCAAGGCGGCCACCGAATGGGCCGAACATTTCCAGAAGAACTACCGGTTGATGACGCCAGAAGAAAAGGCCGAAGCGCGGGTGCGGCTGGAAAAGCGCTATTCCGGCGAATACAGCAAGAAGGTGTCGGTGGACATCACCGAAGCCCAGCCCGGCGTGCTGATGGGCTATGCCCTGAACATCCGCAAGTGCATCGGCTGCCGGCGCTGCGTGAAGGCCTGCGTCGAGGAAAACAACCAGTCGCGCGGCGAACGCCCCGGCGAGCGCATTGAATGGATCCAGGTCCTGCGCATGGAACGCGGCGAGTTCACGAAGGAAAAGATGGGCCAGGGCTACCCCGAAGGCCTGGGCATCCAGGTCGGCGGCAACGCCTACAGCCCGTCCGGCCAGGTGCTGGAAGGCCAGTACTACTACGAGCCCAAGGCGGTGCCCGAGAAGGAAGCCAACTACATGCCCATCGCCTGCATGCAGTGCGAAAAGCCGCCCTGCGTGAAGGTGTGCCCGGTGCGCACCACCTACCGCGAGGCCGACGGCCCGGTGGTGATCGACTACAACTGGTGCATCGGCTGCAAGATGTGCATGAACGCCTGCCCCTACTGGGCGCGGCGCTTCAACCTGACCACCCCGGTGCTTCCGAAAGAAGCCATGAACCCGGTGACCCACTACCTGGGCAACCGCCCGCGCATGCGCGGCGTGGTGGAGAAATGCCACTGGTGCCTGCAGCGCACCCGCCACAACCGCTACCCCGCCTGCGTGGAAGTGTGCCCGGTGGGCGCTCGCAAGTTCGGCAACCTGCTGGACCCGGAAAGCGAGGTCAGCAAGGTGCTGGAGCGCAAGAACGTGTTCCGCCTGAAGGCCGAGCTGAACACCTTCCCCAAGTTCTTCTACTTCTACGACTGA
- a CDS encoding polysulfide reductase (PFAM: Polysulphide reductase, NrfD), producing MLTQFVLDYTRYVLKGGTKFYAWMGTLALLIAGMLYVYFLQNTEGLIVTGLTSQIHDGLYLANLVFLVGVAAGAVTIVFPAYVYHHEGMHKVTVLGEMLAISAVIMVMMFVFAHMGRPDRLWHMIPPFGIYSFSSMLGWDVLVLNGYLFLNAIVGFWYLYSKYTGVPVNKKVFMPLVYVSIVWALSIHTVTAFLLATNPSRPMWFHSMMPIRFIATAFAAGPALIIIAFLIIRKNTKFWIDDSAIQLLATIVTWCLGIAIFLTLSEVVIELYARTEHANGLYYLMFGLHGLTGLVAWFWGAVVLMLVSFVLFLMPSVRQDMGKLPYVCAMAFAGIWIEKGMGLVVPGFIPSPIGEVTEYFPTFVEWLMTLGIWAFGFFILTILLKGAIGILVGDIKFSGSPAVAAK from the coding sequence GTGCTGACCCAGTTCGTTCTCGACTACACCCGCTACGTGCTCAAGGGCGGCACGAAGTTCTACGCCTGGATGGGCACGCTGGCCTTGCTGATCGCCGGCATGCTGTACGTGTACTTCCTGCAGAACACCGAAGGCCTGATCGTCACCGGCCTGACCAGCCAGATCCACGACGGCCTGTACCTGGCCAACCTGGTGTTCCTGGTGGGCGTGGCGGCCGGGGCGGTGACCATCGTCTTCCCGGCTTACGTCTACCACCACGAGGGCATGCACAAGGTGACGGTGCTGGGCGAGATGCTGGCCATCTCGGCCGTGATCATGGTGATGATGTTCGTCTTCGCCCACATGGGCCGGCCCGATAGGCTGTGGCACATGATCCCGCCCTTCGGCATCTACAGCTTTTCGTCCATGCTGGGCTGGGACGTGCTGGTGCTCAACGGCTACCTGTTCCTGAACGCCATCGTCGGCTTCTGGTACCTGTACTCCAAGTACACCGGCGTGCCGGTGAACAAGAAGGTCTTCATGCCGCTGGTGTACGTGTCCATCGTCTGGGCGCTGTCCATCCACACGGTCACGGCCTTCCTGCTGGCCACCAACCCGTCGCGCCCGATGTGGTTCCACAGCATGATGCCCATCCGCTTCATCGCCACGGCGTTTGCGGCCGGGCCGGCGCTGATCATCATTGCCTTCCTCATCATCCGCAAGAACACCAAGTTCTGGATCGACGACAGCGCCATCCAGCTGCTGGCCACCATCGTCACCTGGTGCCTGGGCATTGCCATTTTCCTGACGCTGTCCGAAGTGGTGATCGAGCTGTACGCCCGCACCGAACACGCCAACGGCCTGTACTACCTGATGTTCGGCCTGCACGGCCTGACCGGGCTGGTGGCCTGGTTCTGGGGCGCGGTGGTGCTGATGCTGGTGTCCTTCGTGCTGTTCCTGATGCCGTCGGTGCGCCAGGACATGGGCAAGCTGCCCTATGTCTGCGCGATGGCGTTTGCCGGCATCTGGATCGAAAAGGGCATGGGCCTGGTGGTGCCCGGCTTCATCCCCTCACCCATCGGCGAGGTGACCGAGTACTTCCCCACCTTCGTGGAATGGCTGATGACCCTGGGCATCTGGGCCTTCGGCTTCTTCATCCTGACCATCCTGCTCAAGGGCGCCATCGGCATCCTGGTGGGCGACATCAAGTTCAGCGGCAGCCCGGCCGTTGCGGCGAAGTGA
- a CDS encoding nitric oxide reductase large subunit (PFAM: Cytochrome C and Quinol oxidase polypeptide I) encodes MQTATLKYQSQSVAKFYFVAALALFVGQIVFGITLGLQYVIGDLAFPYIPFNQARMVHTNLLIVWLLFGFMGAAYYLVPEEAETELWSPKLALALFWIFLVAGALTIVGYLAVPYAKLAELTGNELLQTMGREFLEQPLPTKLGIVVVALGFLLNIAMTVLKGRKTSITLVLLMGLAGLALLFLFSFYNPSNLVKDKMAWWWVVHLWVEGVWELILASILAFVLIKVTGVDREVIDKWMYVIIAMALITGILGTGHHYYFIGLPAYWGWVGSVFSALEPIPFFMMTVFAFNMVQRRKREHPNQAAVLWAVGTAVMGFLGAGLWGFAHTLQPVNFYTHGTQITAAHGHLAFYGAYVLVVITIISYAMPTLRGREAAPKRAQNLEMWAFWIMTLGMGVMVLALTGAGILQVWLQRLPTTGALSFMATQDQLSFFYWVRIWGGLGFLVGLITYLSSFFVGESAADRVALSTPQPARA; translated from the coding sequence ATGCAAACCGCCACTCTGAAATACCAGTCACAGTCGGTCGCGAAGTTCTACTTCGTCGCCGCCCTGGCCCTGTTCGTCGGCCAGATCGTCTTCGGCATCACGCTGGGCCTGCAGTACGTGATCGGCGACCTGGCCTTTCCGTACATCCCCTTCAACCAGGCGCGCATGGTGCACACCAACCTGCTGATCGTGTGGCTGCTGTTCGGCTTCATGGGCGCGGCCTACTACCTGGTGCCCGAAGAGGCCGAGACCGAACTCTGGAGCCCCAAGCTGGCGCTGGCCCTGTTCTGGATCTTCCTGGTCGCGGGCGCGCTCACCATCGTGGGTTACCTCGCCGTGCCCTACGCCAAGCTGGCCGAACTGACCGGCAACGAACTGCTGCAGACCATGGGGCGTGAATTCCTGGAGCAGCCCCTGCCCACCAAGCTGGGCATCGTGGTGGTGGCGCTGGGCTTCCTGCTGAACATAGCGATGACGGTCTTGAAGGGCCGCAAGACCAGCATCACGCTGGTGCTGCTGATGGGCCTCGCCGGGCTGGCGCTGCTGTTCCTGTTCAGCTTCTACAACCCCAGCAACCTGGTCAAGGACAAGATGGCCTGGTGGTGGGTGGTGCACCTGTGGGTGGAAGGCGTGTGGGAGCTGATCCTGGCGTCCATCCTGGCCTTCGTGCTGATCAAGGTGACCGGCGTGGACCGCGAGGTGATCGACAAGTGGATGTACGTGATCATCGCCATGGCCCTGATCACCGGCATCCTGGGCACCGGCCACCACTACTACTTCATCGGCCTGCCGGCCTACTGGGGCTGGGTGGGCAGCGTGTTCAGCGCGCTGGAGCCGATTCCCTTCTTCATGATGACGGTGTTCGCCTTCAACATGGTGCAGCGTCGCAAGCGCGAACACCCCAACCAGGCCGCCGTGCTGTGGGCCGTGGGCACCGCGGTGATGGGCTTCCTGGGTGCGGGGCTGTGGGGCTTCGCCCACACGCTGCAACCGGTGAACTTCTACACCCATGGCACGCAGATCACCGCGGCGCACGGCCACCTGGCCTTCTACGGGGCCTATGTGCTGGTGGTCATCACCATCATCAGCTACGCCATGCCCACGCTGCGCGGGCGTGAAGCGGCGCCCAAGCGCGCGCAGAACCTGGAGATGTGGGCTTTCTGGATCATGACCCTCGGCATGGGCGTGATGGTGCTGGCGCTCACCGGCGCGGGCATCCTGCAGGTGTGGCTGCAGCGCCTGCCCACCACCGGCGCGCTGAGCTTCATGGCCACGCAGGACCAGTTGAGCTTCTTCTACTGGGTGCGCATCTGGGGCGGACTGGGCTTCCTGGTGGGGCTGATCACCTACCTCAGCAGCTTCTTCGTGGGCGAATCGGCGGCGGACCGGGTGGCGCTGAGCACACCGCAGCCGGCGCGGGCCTGA
- a CDS encoding glycosyl transferase, UDP-glucuronosyltransferase (PFAM: UDP-glucoronosyl and UDP-glucosyl transferase; Glycosyltransferase family 28 N-terminal domain) yields the protein MKILIVAAGSHGDVLPFVGLGRELQGRGHEVRLFASGPFATTAAEAGLPFAEVLSSAEYHRYLADRDATEPRKGMALLAQAVISTQRRCLALLERECEPGRTLVVGSSLAWATRLLGELKGVPVATVHLAPSWFRSNHRAPSIGPLGHLERAPLFMKRLIWHAMDRRFLDPLFTAPFNAVRAERGLPPIRRLFHRWIHEADLTLGMFPAWFGPPQPDWPTGLKLTGFPLYDHGENLPLPPAVEQFLNAGDPPVAFTAGTANVSSHEFFQASVHACQISGRRGLMLAQDAAQLPATLPLGMTHFAYVPFKALLPRLAAFVHHGGIGTSSQALLAGVPQLVRPMGFDQFDNARRATSLGVARQLLPRHYKPAVVARALRDLVDEPSTRARCAELAKKFSSDTPGITIAAEELLRLAADRGL from the coding sequence ATGAAGATCCTGATTGTCGCGGCCGGCTCTCACGGCGATGTGCTGCCTTTCGTCGGCCTGGGTCGGGAGCTGCAAGGCCGCGGGCACGAGGTGCGCCTGTTTGCCAGTGGGCCCTTCGCAACGACAGCCGCAGAGGCGGGGTTGCCTTTCGCCGAGGTGCTGTCGTCCGCCGAGTACCACCGCTACCTGGCCGATCGCGACGCCACCGAACCGAGGAAAGGCATGGCCTTGCTGGCCCAGGCGGTCATCAGCACTCAGCGGCGCTGCCTGGCGTTGCTGGAACGCGAGTGCGAGCCCGGTCGAACCTTGGTCGTCGGCTCCTCACTGGCGTGGGCGACGCGTCTGCTTGGGGAATTGAAGGGGGTGCCGGTGGCCACGGTACATCTGGCGCCGTCGTGGTTCCGCTCGAACCATCGGGCGCCGTCCATCGGTCCGCTGGGTCACCTGGAGCGCGCACCGTTGTTCATGAAGCGCCTGATCTGGCACGCAATGGACCGCCGCTTCCTCGACCCGCTGTTCACGGCGCCGTTCAACGCCGTCCGGGCCGAGCGCGGCCTGCCACCGATTCGCCGCCTGTTCCACCGCTGGATCCACGAGGCCGACCTGACCCTGGGAATGTTTCCGGCTTGGTTCGGCCCTCCGCAACCCGACTGGCCCACGGGCCTGAAGTTGACCGGCTTCCCGCTCTACGACCATGGCGAGAACCTGCCGCTTCCTCCGGCGGTTGAGCAGTTCCTGAACGCGGGTGATCCGCCCGTGGCCTTTACCGCGGGCACGGCCAACGTGTCGTCCCACGAGTTCTTTCAAGCCTCGGTGCACGCCTGCCAGATCTCGGGCCGGCGTGGCCTGATGTTGGCGCAGGACGCCGCGCAACTGCCAGCCACGCTACCGCTGGGCATGACGCACTTTGCCTATGTGCCGTTCAAGGCGCTGCTGCCGCGGCTGGCCGCGTTTGTGCACCACGGCGGCATCGGCACCAGCAGTCAGGCCCTGCTGGCCGGCGTGCCGCAGCTGGTGCGGCCGATGGGCTTTGATCAGTTTGACAATGCGCGGCGTGCGACAAGCTTGGGAGTCGCCAGGCAGCTGCTGCCCCGGCACTACAAGCCCGCAGTGGTTGCGAGGGCGCTGCGAGATCTGGTGGATGAGCCGTCGACAAGGGCTCGATGTGCCGAGCTTGCGAAGAAATTCTCCAGCGACACCCCGGGCATCACGATTGCTGCCGAAGAACTGCTGAGGCTGGCAGCCGATCGAGGTCTATGA
- a CDS encoding hemerythrin (TIGRFAM: hemerythrin-like metal-binding domain) translates to MPNRAAWEPDHQVGHTTIDTQHQGLLDQCNVLADLCAADDGAHWHPSFDAAFERLKALAREHFETEATLLAGDAQRLEDHRSECEEFDYLVGEIVTADNFSRLELQRFLTLWCVGHVAGSAPGWRAWLASGNAPA, encoded by the coding sequence ATGCCCAACCGCGCCGCGTGGGAGCCGGACCACCAAGTCGGCCACACCACCATCGACACCCAACACCAGGGCCTGCTGGACCAGTGCAATGTGCTGGCCGACCTGTGCGCGGCCGATGACGGTGCGCACTGGCACCCGTCCTTTGATGCGGCCTTCGAGCGGCTGAAGGCCCTGGCGCGCGAGCACTTCGAGACCGAAGCCACGCTGCTGGCCGGCGATGCGCAAAGGCTGGAAGACCACCGCAGCGAATGCGAAGAGTTCGACTACCTGGTGGGCGAGATCGTCACGGCCGACAACTTCAGCCGCCTGGAACTGCAGCGCTTCCTCACGCTGTGGTGCGTGGGCCATGTCGCCGGTTCGGCGCCTGGCTGGCGGGCCTGGCTGGCCAGCGGCAACGCGCCGGCCTGA
- a CDS encoding putative membrane protein (PFAM: EamA-like transporter family) has translation MPTTSDTSIARAAGWMAGWLTLMVVIAVAGREATREMSVFQVMLLRSTLGMAMLWPLVRAAGGLASVRTERLPQHVLRNAVHYAAQYGWFVALTLIPLAQVVSIEFTMPIWSAALAVVLLGERMSGRKWFAVVLGLLGVAVIVRPRAGELDAGQLIALAAALGFAVSVVLVKSLTRTDAAVAISFWMLVVQSVIGLVPALSVWRWPSAAAWAWVVVVAFCGTYSHYCFARAMQHADTTVVVPMDFLRVPLTALVGWLAYSERLDAFTALGVGLILAGNLLNLVRWPAGFWWGRRKA, from the coding sequence ATGCCCACCACCTCCGACACCTCTATCGCCCGTGCCGCGGGTTGGATGGCCGGCTGGCTGACCCTGATGGTCGTGATCGCCGTGGCGGGGCGCGAGGCCACGCGCGAGATGTCGGTGTTCCAGGTCATGCTGCTGCGCTCCACCCTGGGCATGGCGATGCTGTGGCCCCTGGTGCGCGCAGCCGGCGGCCTGGCATCGGTCAGGACCGAACGGCTGCCTCAGCACGTCCTGCGCAACGCGGTTCACTATGCCGCGCAGTACGGTTGGTTCGTGGCCCTGACCCTGATCCCGCTTGCGCAGGTGGTGTCGATCGAGTTCACCATGCCCATCTGGTCGGCAGCGCTGGCGGTGGTCCTTCTTGGTGAACGCATGAGCGGGCGGAAGTGGTTCGCCGTGGTGTTGGGGCTGCTGGGCGTGGCGGTGATCGTTCGCCCCCGCGCGGGCGAACTCGATGCCGGGCAGCTGATCGCGCTGGCCGCCGCGCTGGGGTTCGCGGTTTCGGTCGTGCTGGTGAAGTCACTCACCCGCACCGACGCGGCGGTGGCGATCAGCTTCTGGATGCTGGTGGTGCAGAGCGTCATCGGCCTGGTGCCGGCGCTCAGTGTCTGGCGGTGGCCATCGGCTGCGGCCTGGGCCTGGGTGGTGGTGGTGGCCTTCTGCGGCACCTACTCGCACTACTGCTTCGCCAGGGCGATGCAGCATGCCGACACCACGGTGGTCGTGCCGATGGACTTCCTGCGGGTGCCGCTGACCGCGCTGGTGGGCTGGCTGGCGTACTCGGAGCGTCTGGATGCCTTCACGGCCTTGGGCGTCGGACTGATCCTGGCCGGCAACCTGCTGAACCTGGTTCGTTGGCCGGCCGGCTTCTGGTGGGGCCGGCGCAAGGCCTGA
- a CDS encoding Cytochrome c (PFAM: Cytochrome c) — protein MQSPAGGGFTKQMARNIFYGGTAFFVLLFIALVTDSTRQIPQRSHQAALTPAVERGKLVWETRNCIGCHTLLGEGAYFAPELGNVIPRRGPDFVKAWIKAQPTGAPGRRQMPQFHLNEQQLDDLVQFLDWTSKINTEKWPPNIEG, from the coding sequence ATGCAATCACCGGCAGGCGGCGGGTTCACCAAACAGATGGCCCGCAACATCTTCTACGGCGGCACGGCCTTCTTCGTGCTGCTGTTCATCGCGCTGGTCACCGACAGCACGCGCCAGATTCCGCAGCGCTCCCACCAGGCGGCGCTGACCCCGGCGGTGGAGCGCGGCAAGCTGGTCTGGGAAACCCGCAACTGCATCGGCTGCCACACGCTGCTGGGCGAGGGGGCGTATTTCGCGCCCGAACTCGGCAACGTCATCCCGCGCCGCGGGCCCGACTTCGTGAAGGCCTGGATCAAGGCCCAGCCCACCGGCGCGCCCGGCCGGCGCCAGATGCCGCAGTTCCACCTGAACGAGCAGCAGCTGGATGACCTGGTGCAGTTCCTGGACTGGACCAGCAAGATCAACACTGAAAAGTGGCCGCCGAACATTGAAGGGTGA
- a CDS encoding DnaJ-class molecular chaperone with C-terminal Zn finger domain (PFAM: DnaJ domain; DnaJ C terminal region) encodes MNQDIDSAFAELGLTPDATEAEVKAAWRRLVSRWHPDRNASAAAVARMQRLNLAVEAIRQAGFRRGDPDLDEAAQPPAPDRPAAADRPAPEPPTRTIKRKVRLTLEEAAFGCTKRLRGRLTSTCSDCQGAGYRVLGGHCPHCQGSGAVRERSWFGWAATPTECEACHGGGLARQTCSPCAGSGKAPARAYQVTVRFPQGVRHGDLLSVVARPAQPGSPPGDLNIRVEVLPHDLFQLDPDGTLLCAMPVDGFLWLANRTVEVPTLAGVQQLQLNREQLSYRLQGQGFPVERRGPRGDQVVIVSPVFAQHMSTDQQILLDQLVATTSGHGTPPADERLRAWQQALRARARDARGGA; translated from the coding sequence GTGAATCAGGACATCGACAGTGCGTTCGCTGAACTGGGATTGACCCCTGACGCGACGGAAGCCGAGGTCAAGGCGGCATGGCGCCGCCTGGTTTCGCGCTGGCACCCCGACCGCAACGCCAGCGCCGCCGCCGTGGCCCGGATGCAGCGCCTGAACCTGGCCGTCGAGGCCATCCGCCAAGCCGGCTTCCGGCGTGGCGACCCGGACCTGGACGAAGCGGCACAGCCGCCGGCGCCGGACCGCCCTGCCGCGGCCGATCGGCCGGCCCCGGAACCGCCCACGCGGACGATCAAGCGCAAGGTCAGGCTCACGCTGGAAGAGGCCGCCTTCGGTTGCACCAAGCGGTTGCGAGGCAGGCTCACCAGCACCTGCTCGGACTGCCAGGGCGCGGGCTACCGCGTGCTGGGCGGGCATTGCCCGCACTGCCAGGGTTCGGGCGCTGTGCGGGAGCGGTCGTGGTTCGGTTGGGCCGCCACACCCACCGAATGCGAAGCCTGCCATGGCGGCGGCCTGGCCAGGCAGACCTGCTCCCCCTGTGCGGGCAGCGGCAAGGCCCCAGCCCGGGCCTACCAGGTGACGGTGCGCTTCCCGCAGGGCGTGCGCCATGGCGACCTGCTCAGCGTGGTGGCGCGGCCTGCCCAGCCGGGCTCGCCGCCGGGCGACCTGAACATCCGCGTTGAAGTGCTGCCCCATGACCTGTTCCAGCTGGACCCCGACGGCACCCTGCTGTGCGCCATGCCGGTGGACGGCTTCCTGTGGCTGGCGAACCGCACGGTCGAGGTGCCCACCCTGGCTGGGGTGCAGCAGCTTCAACTGAACCGCGAGCAGCTCAGCTACCGCCTGCAAGGGCAGGGCTTCCCGGTGGAACGGCGCGGGCCGCGCGGCGACCAGGTGGTCATCGTTTCGCCGGTGTTTGCGCAGCACATGAGCACGGACCAGCAGATCCTGCTCGACCAGCTGGTCGCCACCACCTCAGGCCACGGGACCCCGCCGGCGGACGAGCGGCTGCGCGCCTGGCAGCAGGCCCTGCGCGCGCGGGCCCGGGACGCACGCGGCGGCGCTTGA
- a CDS encoding transcriptional regulator (PFAM: Bacterial regulatory proteins, tetR family) has product MVMTLKPRATYHHGDLRAALLSATRALLDEGGVAAVSLREAARRAGVSPAACYRHFADKEALLTALAVQGFEEFAQALGQAFRGGRKSFAEMGIAYVSFAVQRPGLFRLMFGPAVADRSRSPELLQAIQASMQLFEGGLKSHTPDGSADPVAGLRAWATVHGLATLAIDGMLPGYDPVMLAKALAKVSPKAS; this is encoded by the coding sequence ATGGTGATGACATTGAAGCCTCGGGCAACCTACCACCATGGCGACCTGCGCGCTGCGCTGTTGTCGGCGACACGGGCGCTGCTCGACGAAGGCGGTGTCGCGGCCGTCAGCCTGCGTGAGGCGGCGCGGCGCGCAGGTGTATCCCCCGCGGCCTGCTACCGGCATTTCGCGGACAAGGAAGCCCTGCTGACCGCGCTGGCGGTGCAGGGCTTTGAAGAGTTCGCGCAGGCCCTGGGGCAGGCCTTTCGAGGAGGGCGAAAGTCGTTCGCCGAAATGGGCATCGCCTACGTGTCGTTCGCCGTTCAGCGGCCGGGGCTGTTCCGCTTGATGTTCGGGCCGGCTGTGGCCGACCGCAGCCGCAGCCCGGAGCTGCTGCAGGCGATTCAGGCCTCGATGCAGCTGTTCGAAGGCGGCTTGAAGTCCCATACGCCGGATGGGTCCGCCGATCCGGTGGCCGGCCTGAGGGCCTGGGCCACGGTGCACGGGTTGGCCACCTTGGCGATCGACGGCATGCTGCCCGGCTACGACCCCGTGATGCTGGCCAAGGCACTGGCGAAGGTGTCGCCAAAGGCGTCCTGA
- a CDS encoding diguanylate cyclase (GGDEF) domain-containing protein (PFAM: GGDEF domain~TIGRFAM: diguanylate cyclase (GGDEF) domain) has translation MRAASLGVQLFVWLTAGLGGLSGAALAAGPSPAAQVDPSFTTRLAEARRAAAALPERGLAQLRALRAGPLVQGRLAARLVVDEAECRVLSDIDALLAISVADAGLALVTGGVNQSEHAPWLRLRACRAGMLLSEGRRQEGLTELEAVLEAQAGATDASAVALARLERGLYRSRQGDLDAGQKDLLEACAALKPLGNVRDLNLCLGHLANHYKRVGDTDEALRLLMPLRDAARHDGADFDDAVYTFGMAQVLQRQSRWDEALVAYRETSQAHERLQDRIGQGYSEHGIAQVLLKQGQPALALRHVERALALVDRPSDPGQYELIVVLQAELLQALGRPQAALACLDEVEGAVRQRQSLPAMADWMRVRAQTMRALGHWREAYDALTEARDLEARLQAQQLSEQSARWRMQFNRARDAEELSNLRRLYEQGQQLRRMQALALGLGVLLLAGLVVLALRKVRQARLLQAQASTDELTGLPNRRAVMAYVAQELQRARRPGGAMSLLLVDVDFFKRVNDTHGHPVGDAVLRHMARMLGEDLRERDRVGRIGGEEFVVVLPGAGLRDAQQVAERMRKRIAASPLQLDALSVPFTISIGVAQAMPTGTVEGLVEQADGALYRAKGSGRNRVMLCGAMAEH, from the coding sequence ATGCGGGCGGCCTCGCTGGGCGTCCAGCTGTTCGTCTGGCTGACCGCCGGGCTGGGCGGCTTGTCCGGCGCGGCGCTGGCAGCCGGCCCGTCCCCGGCCGCCCAGGTCGACCCCAGCTTCACCACCCGCCTGGCCGAGGCCCGCCGGGCCGCCGCGGCCTTGCCCGAGCGCGGGCTGGCGCAGTTGCGCGCGCTGCGCGCCGGACCGCTGGTGCAGGGCCGGCTGGCCGCGCGCCTGGTGGTGGACGAGGCCGAGTGCCGGGTACTCAGCGACATCGATGCCCTGCTGGCCATTTCGGTGGCCGATGCCGGCCTGGCCCTGGTCACTGGCGGCGTCAACCAGTCCGAACACGCGCCCTGGCTGCGCCTGCGGGCCTGCCGCGCCGGCATGTTGCTGAGCGAAGGCAGGCGCCAAGAAGGCCTGACCGAGCTGGAGGCCGTGCTGGAGGCGCAGGCCGGCGCCACCGATGCCAGCGCCGTCGCGCTGGCCCGGCTGGAGCGCGGCCTGTACCGGTCGCGCCAGGGCGACCTGGACGCCGGCCAGAAGGACCTGCTCGAGGCCTGCGCCGCGCTCAAGCCGCTGGGCAACGTGCGCGACCTGAACCTGTGCCTGGGCCACCTGGCCAATCACTACAAGCGGGTCGGCGATACCGACGAGGCCCTGCGCCTGCTGATGCCACTGCGCGACGCGGCGCGCCACGATGGCGCCGACTTCGACGATGCGGTCTACACCTTCGGCATGGCGCAGGTGCTGCAGCGCCAGTCGCGCTGGGACGAGGCGCTGGTGGCCTACCGCGAAACGTCGCAGGCGCACGAGCGCCTGCAGGACCGGATCGGCCAGGGCTACAGCGAACACGGCATTGCGCAGGTGCTGCTGAAGCAGGGCCAGCCGGCGCTGGCCTTGCGGCACGTGGAACGCGCCCTGGCGCTGGTGGATCGACCCAGCGACCCCGGCCAATACGAGCTGATCGTGGTGCTGCAGGCCGAACTGCTGCAAGCACTGGGCCGGCCGCAGGCCGCGCTGGCCTGCCTGGACGAGGTGGAAGGCGCGGTGCGCCAGCGCCAGTCGCTGCCGGCGATGGCCGACTGGATGCGGGTTCGCGCGCAAACCATGCGCGCCCTGGGCCACTGGCGCGAAGCCTACGACGCGCTGACCGAGGCCCGCGACCTGGAGGCGCGGCTGCAGGCCCAGCAGCTGTCGGAGCAGTCAGCGCGCTGGCGCATGCAATTCAACCGCGCACGCGACGCCGAGGAACTGAGCAACCTGCGCCGTCTGTACGAGCAGGGGCAGCAACTGCGCCGCATGCAGGCCCTTGCCCTGGGCCTGGGCGTGCTGCTGCTGGCCGGGCTGGTGGTGCTGGCGCTGCGCAAGGTGCGCCAGGCCCGGCTGCTGCAGGCCCAGGCCAGCACCGACGAACTGACCGGCCTGCCCAACCGCCGCGCGGTGATGGCCTACGTGGCGCAGGAACTGCAGCGCGCGCGCCGGCCCGGCGGTGCGATGTCGCTGCTGTTGGTGGACGTGGACTTCTTCAAGCGCGTCAACGACACCCATGGCCACCCGGTGGGCGACGCGGTACTGCGCCACATGGCACGCATGCTGGGCGAGGACCTGCGCGAGCGCGACCGCGTGGGCCGCATCGGCGGCGAGGAGTTTGTGGTCGTGCTGCCCGGCGCGGGGCTGCGCGACGCGCAGCAGGTGGCCGAGCGCATGCGCAAGCGCATCGCCGCGTCGCCGCTGCAACTGGACGCGCTGTCTGTGCCCTTCACCATCAGCATCGGCGTGGCCCAGGCGATGCCGACCGGCACGGTCGAAGGCCTGGTTGAACAGGCCGACGGCGCGCTCTATCGCGCCAAGGGTTCGGGCCGCAACCGGGTGATGCTGTGCGGCGCGATGGCTGAACATTGA